The Solanum lycopersicum chromosome 9, SLM_r2.1 genome window below encodes:
- the LOC101253122 gene encoding LOW QUALITY PROTEIN: CBL-interacting protein kinase 2-like (The sequence of the model RefSeq protein was modified relative to this genomic sequence to represent the inferred CDS: inserted 1 base in 1 codon): MESKRSKGSSILMERYELGRLLGQGTYAKVHHARDVKTSMNVAIKIIDKEKIVKVGMIDQIKCEISAMKLVRYSNIVQLYEVMASKKKIYCVMEYVKGGELYNKVSKGKLKEDVARKLFQQLISAIDFCHSRGVYHRDLKPENLLLDENGNLKISDFGLSALADSKCQDGLLHTKCGTPAYVAPEVISKRGYDGAKADIWSCGVILYVLLAGYLPFQDSKLTEMYRKIGKAEFKCPNWFPPDARRLISKILNPNPSTRISISKIMENSWFKKGLQLKPIIADADSKPEEAAIDDAVFGIGESTDSITEPKPELVKPAXLNAFDIISFSTGFDLSAFFEERDKKREVIFTSKQPAKTIISKLEDVARRLKLKVMKKDGGLLKLEGSKEGRKGVLSIDAEIFEVTPNFHFVEMKKSNGDTIEYKKTMMTDVRPALEDTVWTWQGDEPRPQQLAEEEILQTYQGYSFDNNSPQKNA; the protein is encoded by the exons ATGGAGAGTAAGAGGAGTAAGGGGAGTAGTATACTAATGGAAAGGTATGAGTTAGGGAGATTGTTAGGACAAGGCACCTATGCTAAGGTCCATCATGCGAGAGACGTCAAGACTAGCATGAATGTGGCTATTAAGATTATTGATAAGGAGAAGATTGTAAAAGTTGGGATGATTGATCAAATCAAATGCGAGATTTCAGCGATGAAATTGGTTAGGTATTCTAATATTGTGCAGCTCTATGAGGTGATGGCCAGCAAAAAGAAGATTTATTGTGTAATGGAATATGTCAAAGGAGGCGAGTTGTATAACAAAGTGAGTAAAGGGAAGTTAAAGGAAGATGTTGCAAGGAAGTTATTTCAGCAATTGATTAGTGCTATTGATTTCTGTCATAGTAGAGGTGTTTATCACCGAGACCTAAAACCGGAGAATCTattgcttgatgaaaatgggAATCTAAAGATTTCAGATTTTGGATTGAGTGCCCTTGCAGATTCGAAATGCCAAGACGGTTTACTTCATACTAAATGTGGGACACCAGCTTATGTTGCACCAGAAGTGATAAGCAAGAGAGGCTATGATGGTGCGAAAGCTGATATTTGGTCATGTGGGGTGATATTATATGTCCTTTTGGCTGGATATCTCCCTTTCCAGGATTCAAAATTAACGGAGATGTACAGAAAGATCGGTAAGGCTGAGTTCAAATGTCCTAACTGGTTCCCTCCTGATGCTCGCAGGCtgatatcaaaaatattaaatccaAATCCTAGCACAAGAAtttccatttctaagataatgGAGAATTCTTGGTTCAAGAAAGGGTTGCAGCTGAAACCTATAATCGCTGATGCTGACTCAAAGCCTGAAGAAGCAGCAATTGATGATGCAGTTTTTGGTATCGGTGAGAGTACCGACTCAATAACAGAACCAAAGCCAGAACTGGTCAAGCCTG CATTGAATGCATTTGATATTATATCTTTCTCAACAGGTTTTGACTTGTCTGCCTTTTTTGAAGAAAGAGATAAAAAGAGGGAAGTTATATTTACATCAAAGCAACCGGCGAAAACAATCATCTCAAAGCTAGAGGATGTAGCTAGGCGTTTAAAGTTGAAGGTGATGAAAAAGGATGGAGGGTTATTGAAGTTGGAAGGATCTAAAGAAGGAAGAAAAGGGGTGTTGTCTATTGATGCAGAAATCTTTGAGGTAACTCCAAATTTTCACTTTGTTGAGATGAAGAAATCGAATGGAGATACGATAGAGTACAAGAAGACGATGATGACGGATGTAAGACCAGCATTGGAAGATACTGTATGGACTTGGCAAGGTGACGAACCGCGTCCTCAGCAGCTAGCAGAGGAAGAAATTTTGCAGACTTATCAGGGGTACTCATTTGACAATAATTCACCTCAGAAGAATGCATAA